One window of the Cryptomeria japonica chromosome 7, Sugi_1.0, whole genome shotgun sequence genome contains the following:
- the LOC131047221 gene encoding uncharacterized protein LOC131047221, with protein sequence MSLPVENANASVAGLSPNLFRVMRIVPDKQDYSFVEKVQLPEHEILRLCNKFMPASASACLGNPPRIRIDFDGLNQRPFSAVGMYGEKKMLIRILRMKGLLEESVVAQLEGGNFEAGLYIIVPLETTSPVVAFYWHEGEHFREASRKDVSCNFIRYLVELCDYVYICVEGSYDFHTLATSMASSRSKASRTRRVHVTSVKNSDNDVELLPGFNVRIDGWGFINSKTSSALSGNKDGMFNHNRILVFCEGYQRCSFMTVEPKEKEKFVWKVCELSPMKKDLKVLTTNSGPAIVPACGEPVELVALNTACESLFKVFQLSSGELLVFIHNFKDSCLHLYRSPKIGSNINNMSPIHTFKRGFDLLSVDEGTRSMALYDKSRFKIGIYKFDESFRKVYATGVEVQLETYKGSKVIKWMHLIPRKMELLLVDDSNTVRVLEIHEKPMMKSKHISLPLQQPLSKACISADGFFFIVFRQSQSSSYLDVSLEGREIMLEVYVLGDLMNHLKTIKFISDESRTPDLDHLQVKINSFGPQSHLVLHSPDDAPGFFSSHLLKTVSAKEVVQQEVQNKVPDGEQGETEIGGPCPPLGYIYHIFDKFATTPALFPTDKKDITFNIVLDNSADPCNGEACIKYLEALVRKLRVAKDKDFSNTRVCFQAENIDKWAEKFESMVSDAAYYNTKMRIGTWIRKLLCLVPIQIARAENNGMVALKDGLQIPSHVSYVDSISLANLMRFGFYDAVINSWRGKIRVISSMGKQSSGKSYLLNHLSGSLLDVSGGRCTDGVWMTITTGEGDGCLYVLLDFEGLGSFERSEQEDMLLSVLNAALSNLTIFNKKDFHLDKDTESAFSRFQSGINLLEQDKKLFKGLFYIAIKDVDESDVVDLIQEFHEKISQICSKSQENFILKMYDGKFEIAAMAPYNRAEYYHDSLRELAQTVYETDSCYDNGSIFLKDLKLIIAQIAVKDWSSVDSKRVAIIVDIVRRNLMCAINMGCLSPTNSDEVQELVNFDTQVEVPDMPLVVGESVLINIRDSGLSLAPSKESSTSSSIRDLLAQLRLKLEAVLPRKGSNIDSWHSMLERFLSAVAERRRDRVQRWISSNTVDFSGNDEVERLVLEADVILGKIKQGLSVCGCKCSQCFWRCVLEKGHDDDHSCMSTHSCTEHCSYCVKEWGEREEVETLSLCRDLAGHEGGHNCREKNHTCGQTCDLFERSSNCNKLCSLEPEHHGNQHKCNSPQHKCKMPCSLQSCNNPCAVAVELDHEQHQCHETYCPSPCVMNGCSRTCGVKDHFHGMNDPNVEHLCGSEHACAEKCEEPGICEILTELVRQTRVFEGQRGCFQYEHVSEQNGLRKGCCIPIPPFEKKHRGAHVHTKNELSVHYCDTRCQACGYFCRRPVGHLGLHETTHGNMRNVRFISEEEDIDIKDRKYKWGEKGEAEMCNMYCRKQGRGHIHLVPCKGFEICASNLYDGARHETVKYGPDVDVPKDEMTHETYWEYVRFVDPCTKEEGIEFGLCNHYCQSEEHNSEEKASKNSYCTENLWHEPISKTGQRMNSAGYVTDDGHHFSCDHSNNVPYHVVFVIDKSGSMSCSDISPTMAKFNNHDCRLGCVYEAILRFIQARLRTVCEDSISVVLFDTSARVAVGIQDMEEVVVDLLLQYRASGGTTYSSGLDAAQKLMMKATRDLKEDMKTPVVIFLSDGENNGGEDPVSFVNRMKRQEPKMTLHTIMYGQNPAMSILEEMAKEGQGQFQLTLDGLQLAQSFENLAKSLKPRVAALM encoded by the exons ATGTCACTGCCAGTCGAAAATGCTAATGCAAGTGTGGCAGGCCTTTCCCCTAATCTGTTTAGGGTGATGCGCATTGTCCCTGACAAGCAAGATTACAGCTTTGTTGAAAAGGTGCAGCTTCCGGAACATGAAATTTTAAGGCTCTGCAATAAGTTCATGCCCGCTTCTGCTTCTGCTTGCTTAGGAAACCCACCAAGAATCCGAATCGATTTCGACGGATTAAACCAGCGGCCCTTCTCTGCCGTGGGAATGTATGGTGAGAAGAAGATGCTGATACGCATTTTACGAATGAAAGGCTTGCTGGAGGAGTCAGTTGTGGCTCAACTGGAGGGGGGCAACTTTGAGGCGGGACTTTACATAATTGTTCCGCTAGAAACAACTAGCCCCGTGGTTGCTTTCTACTGGCACGAAGGTGAGCATTTCAGGGAGGCGTCGAGGAAGGACGTTTCCTGCAATTTTATCCGATATTTGGTCGAGCTTTGTGATTATGTGTATATTTGTGTGGAAGGGAGCTACGATTTTCATACCCTGGCTACTTCTATGGCAAGCTCGCGCTCCAAAGCTTCGCGTACTCGAAGGGTTCATGTGACCAGTGTGAAAAATTCCGACAATGATGTTGAATTGTTGCCTGGTTTTAATGTTAGAATTGATGGATGGGGTTTCATAAATAGCAAAACCTCATCAGCTCTCAGTGGAAATAAGGATGGTATGTTCAATCATAACAGAATTCTGGTGTTCTGTGAAGGGTATCAACGCTGTAGTTTCATGACGGTGGAGCCTAAGGAGAAGGAGAAGTTTGTTTGGAAAGTGTGCGAGCTATCTCCAATGAAAAAAGACTTGAAGGTATTGACCACCAATTCTGGACCTGCAATCGTCCCGGCATGCGGTGAGCCTGTGGAATTAGTAGCTTTAAATACTGCATGTGAAAGTTTGTTTAAAGTTTTCCAACTTAGCTCTGGAGAATTGTTGGTTTTTATTCATAATTTCAAAGATTCATGCCTGCATCTGTATCGCTCACCCAAGATTGGGTCCAACATAAATAACATGAGTCCAATTCATACTTTTAAAAGGGGTTTCGATTTGTTGTCTGTGGACGAAGGTACACGATCTATGGCTCTGTATGATAAAAGTAGATTTAAGATTGGGATATATAAGTTTGATGAGTCGTTTAGGAAGGTTTATGCGACTGGGGTAGAAGTTCAGTTGGAAACATATAAAGGCAGCAAGGTCATTAAATGGATGCATTTGATACCACGCAAGATGGAGTTGCTTTTGGTTGACGATTCAAACACTGTGAGAGTCTTGGAAATCCATGAAAAGCCAATGATGAAGTCAAAGCACATTTCCCTCCCTTTGCAGCAGCCTCTCTCAAAAGCATGCATCTCTGCTGATGGGTTTTTCTTCATTGTGTTTAGGCAATCCCAATCCTCAAGCTACCTTGATGTGTCGCTTGAAGGGCGTGAGATAATGTTGGAGGTTTATGTTTTGGGTGATCTCATGAACCATTTGAAGACCATTAAGTTCATTTCAGATGAAAGCAGAACACCCGATTTGGATCATCTGCAAGTGAAAATTAATAGCTTTGGACCACAAAGTCATCTTGTACTGCACAGTCCTGATGATGCCCCTGGGTTTTTCTCTTCGCATCTTCTGAAGACTGTCTCAGCTAAAGAGGTAGTGCAACAAGAAGTGCAAAACAAAGTTCCTGATGGGGAACAGGGGGAAACAGAAATAGGTGGTCCGTGCCCTCCTTTGGGTTACATATACCACATTTTTGACAAATTTGCAACCACTCCTGCATTGTTTCCAACAGATAAGAAGGACATCACCTTCAACATAGTACTAGACAACAGCGCGGACCCCTGCAACGGAGAGGCATGCATCAAATATCTGGAAGCTCTTGTTCGGAAACTAAGGGTGGCTAAAGACAAAGATTTTTCAAACACGAGGGTTTGCTTTCAAGCTGAAAATATAGACAAATGGGCAGAAAAATTTGAGAGCATGGTTTCAGATGCAGCATATTACAATACAAAGATGAGAATTGGAACGTGGATCCGTAAGCTTCTTTGCCTTGTGCCCATTCAGATTGCTCGTGcagaaaacaatggaatggttgcTTTGAAGGATGGACTTCAGATCCCTTCTCATGTTAGTTACGTGGATAGCATATCACTTGCCAATTTGATGCGCTTTGGGTTCTACGATGCTGTTATCAACAGCTGgaggggtaaaattagggttatatCTTCCATGGGAAAGCAGAGCAGTGGGAAGTCATATTTGCTAAATCATTTGTCAGGCTCTCTCCTTGATGTTTCTGGTGGGAGATGCACTGATGGTGTGTGGATGACCATCACTACAGGAGAAGGAGACGGCTGCCTCTATGTGCTCTTGGACTTTGAGGGGCTTGGCAGTTTTGAGCGAAGCGAACAGGAGGATATGCTTCTCTCTGTTCTCAACGCTGCCCTCAGCAACCTTACTATATTCAACAAAAAG GATTTTCACCTTGACAAGGATACAGAGTCTGCTTTCAGCCGCTTCCAGAGTGGTATCAACCTATTGGAGCAGGACAAAAAACTATTCAAGGGTTTATTCTACATTGCAATCAAGGATGTGGATGAATCCGATGTAGTTGACCTTATCCAAGAATTCCATGAGAAGATATCTCAAATATGCAGCAAGTCTCAGGAAAACTTCATATTAAAAATGTATGATGGGAAGTTCGAGATTGCTGCTATGGCTCCTTATAACCGGGCTGAATATTATCATGATAGCTTGAGGGAATTGGCGCAGACGGTGTATGAAACTGATTCTTGCTATGATAATGGTTCTATTTTCTTGAAAGACCTTAAGCTTATAATTGCTCAGATTGCTGTCAAAGATTGGTCTTCTGTTGACAGTAAACGTGTGGCTATTATAGTTGACATTGTAAGGAGAAATCTCATGTGTGCCATCAATATGGGATGTCTTTCTCCCACAAATTCAGATGAAGTGCAGGAGCTCGTGAACTTTGATACACAGGTAGAAGTTCCTGATATGCCTCTTGTTGTTGGCGAGTCGGTGCTCATCAACATTCGAGATTCAGGGTTGAGTTTAGCACCTTCCAAGGAATCATCAACATCTAGTTCTATTAGAGATTTGCTAGCTCAACTCAGGCTAAAACTAGAGGCTGTTTTACCTAGGAAAGGAAGCAATATTGATTCCTGGCATTCCATGTTGGAGAGGTTCCTTAGTGCAGTGGCAGAGAGAAGGCGTGATAGAGTTCAACGGTGGATAAGCTCAAACACAGTGGATTTCTCCGGTAATGATGAGGTGGAGAGGTTAGTGTTAGAGGCAGATGTAATTCTTGGAAAGATAAAACAAGGTCTCTCTGTTTGTGGGTGTAAATGTTCTCAGTGCTTTTGGAGATGTGTGCTTGAGAAAGGCCATGATGACGACCACTCTTGCATGAGTACTCACTCATGTACTGAGCACTGTAGTTATTGTGTTAAAGAATGGGGAGAGCGAGAAGAAGTTGAGACCTTAAGCCTGTGCAGGGATCTGGCTGGGCATGAAGGCGGTCACAATTGCAGAGAGAAAAATCATACATGTGGACAGACATGTGACTTGTTTGAAAGGTCATCGAATTGTAACAAGTTGTGTTCTCTTGAGCCTGAACACCATGGCAACCAGCACAAATGCAACTCCCCGCAACATAAATGCAAGATGCCATGTTCTCTTCAAAGCTGCAACAATCCATGTGCTGTGGCAGTTGAGCTTGACCACGAGCAGCATCAGTGCCATGAAACATATTGCCCCAGCCCATGCGTTATGAATGGATGTAGCAGGACATGTGGAGTGAAGGATCATTTTCATGGTATGAATGATCCTAATGTAGAGCATTTATGTGGAAGTGAACATGCCTGTGCAGAGAAATGTGAAGAGCCTGGAATCTGTGAAATCCTTACGGAGCTTGTAAGACAAACCCGGGTTTTCGAGGGACAGAGGGGATGTTTTCAGTATGAACATGTCTCTGAACAAAATGGCTTGCGCAAAGGTTGTTGCATTCCCATACCCCCTTTTGAGAAGAAGCATCGAGGGGCACATGTTCACACCAAGAATGAACTCTCTGTGCACTACTGTGACACGAGATGCCAAGCTTGCGGTTACTTCTGTCGGCGTCCAGTGGGTCATCTTGGCTTGCATGAAACAACTCATGGTAATATGAGGAATGTAAGATTCATCTCAGAGGAGGAAGACATTGACATTAAGGATCGAAAGTATAAATGGGGAGAAAAAGGAGAGGCTGAAATGTGCAATATGTATTGCAGGAAACAGGGTCGGGGTCATATCCATTTGGTTCCCTGTAAAGGCTTCGAGATATGCGCTAGCAATCTCTATGATGGTGCTAGGCACGAGACTGTGAAATATGGACCTGATGTTGATGTTCCCAAAGATGAGATGACTCATGAGACTTACTGGGAATATGTCAGATTTGTTGATCCTTGCACAAAAGAAGAGGGCATTGAGTTTGGTCTGTGCAATCACTATTGCCAATCGGAGGAGCACAACTCAGAGGAAAAGGCTTCTAAAAATTCCTATTGCACTGAGAATCTATGGCACGAACCCATCTCAAAAACTGGGCAACGAATGAATTCTGCAGGCTATGTAACCGATGATGGACATCATTTCAGCTGCGATCATTCTAATAATGTTCCCTATCATGTCGTTTTTGTGATTGACAAATCAGGTTCAATGAGCTGCTCTGATATTAGCCCTACAATGGCCAAGTTTAACAATCATGATTGTAGGCTGGGATGTGTATATGAGGCTATTTTGAGGTTTATACAAGCTCGGTTAAGAACAGTTTGTGAAGATTCAATATCAGTGGTCTTATTTGACACATCTGCAAGGGTAGCTGTAGGCATTCAAGATATGGAGGAAGTTGTTGTCGATTTACTTCTTCAATACCGGGCTTCTGGAGGAACCACGTATTCATCTGGATTGGACGCTGCACAGAAATTAATGATGAAAGCAACCAGAGACTTAAAAGAAGACATGAAAACACCAGTTGTTATCTTCTTGAGTGATGGGGAGAACAACGGCGGAGAGGATCCTGTCTCCTTTGTGAACAGAATGAAAAGGCAGGAGCCTAAGATGACACTTCATACAATTATGTACGGGCAAAATCCTGCGATGAGTATCTTGGAGGAAATGGCCAAGGAAGGACAAGGACAGTTCCAGTTAACCCTTGATGGACTTCAGCTGGCTCAGAGCTTTGAGAATCTCGCCAAAAGCCTCAAGCCTCGAGTTGCAGCCTTAATGTAA